In Silene latifolia isolate original U9 population chromosome 3, ASM4854445v1, whole genome shotgun sequence, a single window of DNA contains:
- the LOC141648787 gene encoding rapid alkalinization factor-like yields the protein MAESKSKSLQFLAIALTITILSIISTVQAGTQFEVKVGLFGSGCRGTVGECLDAGEEFDMESDTHRRILAQTQYISYGALNKNRVPCSKRGASYYNCQPSGAANPYTRGCSAITHCARSNG from the coding sequence ATGGcggaatcaaaatcaaaatcccttcaaTTCCTAGCCATAGCATTAACAATAACaatcctatcaataatctcaaCCGTCCAAGCCGGCACACAATTCGAGGTCAAGGTCGGGTTATTCGGATCAGGTTGCCGCGGAACAGTTGGGGAGTGCTTGGATGCCGGAGAAGAGTTTGACATGGAATCGGATACGCACCGGCGCATATTAGCGCAGACGCAGTATATAAGCTATGGTGCACTGAACAAGAATAGAGTTCCGTGTTCGAAGCGTGGGGCGTCTTACTATAATTGTCAACCTAGTGGAGCTGCTAATCCTTATACTCGTGGCTGTTCCGCCATTACTCATTGTGCTAGAAGTAATGgctaa
- the LOC141648788 gene encoding uncharacterized protein LOC141648788 produces the protein MANDFSKPSFHLAYSVSNINNYVQITLDTENVHYASWAKLFLNTARAFDVINHIAPEKDAMINKDAQWSRLDDIVKQWIYSTISLDLLHTILEPDSTAQAAWDRLKDIFNDNKNSQAVLLEQQFTNLHVDNYPNVSSYCQALKRIAGQLANVGALISETRLVLQLVTHVSDGYANIATIIQQGDPLPLFYKARSMLDLEESNRRIKAAPASTDTALFASQSPASANQNSQSNSSNSMGGGSSNSNNSKGKGGPDNRGKTCGKNNGGNYDNNKSNGRNGQQSQQGTWTWVPMSPWPAGQQQQGWPVCPYPTTGWIPPSTSRSQGILGPRPAQAYFAQLSAMDTSPGALVPTDIAAAMQSLSLQQPDDNYYMDTGATSHMTSNNGNLSTYSPLSINRHIVVGNGHLISIVGCGSMALNPSHQSLTLNNILHAPNII, from the coding sequence ATGGCAAACGACTTCTCCAAACCTTCTTTTCACCTTGCCTACTCCGTCTCCAACATCAATAACTATGTTCAAATCACCCTTGATACTGAAAATGTGCATTATGCGTCTTGGGCTAAATTGTTCCTCAACACGGCTCGTGCTTTTGATGTGATAAATCATATCGCTCCTGAAAaagatgccatgattaacaaagATGCCCAATGGTCTCGTCTCGATGACATTGTCAAACAGTGGATTTATAGCACGATTTCTCTCGATCTTCTTCATACAATTCTTGAACCCGACTCAACTGCCCAAGCCGCTTGGGATCGTCTCAAAGATATCTTCAATGACAATAAAAACTCTCAAGCCGTCTTGTTGGAACAACAATTCACTAATCTTCATGTGGATAATTATCCAAATGTTTCGTCGTATTGTCAAGCCCTCAAAAGGATTGCTGGCCAACTCGCAAATGTTGGTGCTCTAATTTCTGAAACTCGCCTTGTCCTTCAATTGGTCACTCATGTGTCCGATGGGTATGCTAATATCGCTACCATTATTCAACAAGGCGATCCATTACCCCTTTTCTACAAGGCTAGGTCGATGCTTGACCTCGAGGAAAGCAATCGACGCATCAAAGCTGCTCCTGCCTCGACTGACACGGCTCTCTTCGCCTCTCAGTCGCCTGCTTCTGCTAACCAGAATTCGCAATCGAATTCTAGCAACTCCATGGGTGGTGGTTCTTCTAATTCGAACAACTCCAAGGGGAAAGGCGGCCCCGACAATCGTGGAAAAACTTGTGGGAAAAATAATGGTGGAAACTACGACAACAATAAGTCCAACGGTCGCAATGGTCAACAATCACAGCAGGGTACCTGGACCTGGGTTCCTATGTCGCCATGGCCGGCGGGTCAACAACAGCAAGGGTGGCCGGTGTGCCCCTATCCCACCACCGGCTGGATCCCTCCCTCAACCTCGCGCTCACAAGGCATCCTAGGGCCTCGTCCTGCGCAAGCTTATTTCGCTCAGCTGAGTGCTATGGATACATCTCCGGGTGCGTTAGTACCGACAGACATAGCAGCTGCAATGCAATCGCTCTCCCTCCAGCAACCGGATGACAACTATTATATGGACACGGGTGCAACGTCGCACATGACATCCAATAATGGTAATCTCTCCACTTATTCTCCTTTGAGTATTAATCGTCATATAGTAGTCGGTAATGGTCATTTGATTTCAATAGTTGGTTGTGGTTCCATGGCCCTTAACCCCTCTCATCAATCCCTCACATTAAACAACATACTACATGCCCCAAACATAATTTAA